The region CCGATGAACTGCCGCCCGGGGCTTTTCGCCTCTGCCTGAAAAATCTGCTTGTTAGTGTTTGGCCACGTGATGAAGTGGGCCGGCATGATGGCTATCGTTCGGCTGGCAGCACGTAGCGCTGAGGTCATGATCTTTCGTAAGTCAAAACTGCCGAGTGCCTGACCAACACGGAAGTCATTTGGAGATATAGTGGCCAGGGACTTAAATCCGTCGTTCGCAAAACCTAGGCCTTTGGAGCCTGGAGACTGCCTCAAATTATGCTGTAGAAGTAGTGGCTGATAGATCCTGATCCAATATAGCGCTACCAAGCCGAGAGGAATCTCAACCCACTCGTCTGTACGAGCTATAACCATACCAGGGTTGCCTTCGGCTATATGGGTGAGGCAGCGCAGGAGAGCCAGCTTGTAGGTAGATGCCTTGTTATCATTGACGATGATGTGGCGCAGCGTTGGTAGAGCCCCTGTTCCATCGTCGGCAAGACGGAAGCAAAGACTCTCCCATCTGACGTCATGACGGCCAAGACGATCAGCTGTTGTATTGATCTGAAGTGGTACCA is a window of Candidatus Obscuribacterales bacterium DNA encoding:
- a CDS encoding HNH endonuclease domain-containing protein encodes the protein MVPLQINTTADRLGRHDVRWESLCFRLADDGTGALPTLRHIIVNDNKASTYKLALLRCLTHIAEGNPGMVIARTDEWVEIPLGLVALYWIRIYQPLLLQHNLRQSPGSKGLGFANDGFKSLATISPNDFRVGQALGSFDLRKIMTSALRAASRTIAIMPAHFITWPNTNKQIFQAEAKSPGRQFIGRLDKESLAFFGRLRIPATLWDCLGRYACWVEPAILHEWAQLMQLYNPDQDTGLLHQALAWREGRRDTGLIRNLVDQRLAKHDELRCAWSDRRLTRKNYEVDHYFPWSRWANNDLWNLLPVTTIANASKAEK